TGGGGACCTTAGAGCCCTTGTGCTCTCCAAACACCCAGGCATTTTGCTTTAGGGCTCAGCTTGAGTCAACTGAAGGGCTCAAAGAATtagggcaaagaaagggaaatctGGTTTTTGATTAGGACTAGGTCCCCAGAGTCAAGTCCATGCCCAACCCAAAAGAAATCTGCCCATTTCCCCAGAGTTTTAAAAAGCCAGGACCCTCACCGATGCACAGCGTGATGTAGAGTAGGCCCATACGAATGTCCAGTCGGAAAAAGAGGATGGCGTTGGCAACTTTACTGAACATGAAGATGTTACCAATATGCTGCTCCACGGTGACTGAAATGCAGGTGTCAAAGGTCAGGCTGGAGCTGAAGGAGCCCTGACCACTTTCCCTGTCCCTATCCCCCAAACAACTTGAGGCCACTTTGGAAAGCTTCTTCCATAAGGCCTCAGGTCCAAGGAGCTGGGCTCCACCCCAGCAAGCAGTGCTCTTCCAATAGAAGAAAGTAAATAGAGAGAAAACAGTAACTTAAACCATATAATCCCAGTTGGAAGAGTTCTTGACCCACAATGAAATCACTGGGTTTTCCCCAATGGCTCTTgaggcaggcaaggcaagaagGAGAAACGGGCGCTAAGAGTGAATGAGCCcgactccccccaccccccagactCAACACTCACTTGATCTCCGGTTCTTCATCATTACAATGGCACTGAGGAACATTAAGATCTCCACCTCTCTCTGAAAGAGAAGCAAGTGACTGCGTATGAAAAGCCAAGGCAGAGTggccaagaaatcccaaatggtAGAAAAACTGATACAACAGAAATTAATTCAtaggtatatatatttaaaccacattatctttctccctcatATAGTAATAGAGTGTTTCTCGCAGGTTTGCAAAGCAAAGTAGTACCTTTTcctgtgcctgtgtgtgtgtgtgtgtgtgtgtgtgtgtgtgtgtgtgtgtaatttgcCAGTGTTTCATGCTATAATCCCCTTCAGTTATTTCCTAGGAGTTTGGGGAGATCATGAGTCTGTTTGCTGACTAATATGTTTCAAAGATTTGGGAAACTGAGAAACTGTCTATGAATCCCGTCAGTACCATCTCCTCAACAAAAGGTACTCAACTATTTTATATGGAGGCCCTTAGCCTCTTTGAATAGTTGAACACCAGGCATCACTAAATTGCCAGCAGTCCATCCAGGATGAATTCTAAAAAGATACTTTGACACTAAAACACAATTCAGTTTCATTATAGGGAAACCAAGTCGTTCTAGCATGAGGAATGAGCATTTTCCCAGGGCACCTTATTATCCTGCCTCTTTTAGGATCAGCAGAGTAGTATTCAACTTAAGTCACTTAGAGATGAGCAAATGATCCCACCCAACCTGCACCACACCAGGAAGGCATGGCCTTCACTGTGCACGAACACACTGCATTTTTGCCCCAATTCCCCATCATCCACGAAGGCAGAAACCAGAAGAGGCCTGGGTGTGGGCCCGCCATCTCCTATGTACCCGGGCGAGCGTGCTCGGGCTGGGGCACAAAGCAAGGTCAAAGTCtcccggggtgggggtggggtgcagGAAAAAGCGAGGCGGGGCGGGGACGGGCCTGGGGCTCCGGCTCGGGGGTCGCGGCGGCCGCGGCCCCTCTTCTGCCTCCGGGCGCTTGTGGGGCGGGAGAGCTGCGCGGGGAACTGGGCGCCTCGCCGAGGGCACGGTGCCCCCGTGCCCCCCGTGCCCCGGGCAGGGCCTTCCCGCGGGGCGGCCCGGAACCCGCTAGAGGCCTGGCTTCTGGGCCGCGGAGGGGCCGGTTTTCTCCGAGACGCCGCGCGGGCAGGGCCCGGGGGAAGAGCCCGGGCCGCGCCGCGCCGCTCACCCAGTCGAAGTCGCAGGGGTTGCCGTCCTCGCGCTGCGTGGGGAGGCCGAGGCACAGCGGCGGCAGCTTCCTCACCAGCAGGAAGGCCGCCGACAGCAGCGCCGACAGCAGGTAGTAGGGCCTGGCCAGCCAGCGCGACAGCCGCGGCACCGAGTACAGCAGCGCCAGCAGCGGGGCCAGCACCGCCATCTTGCCCGGCCCGAGTCCCCGCCGGCCGCCGGCCGGGCCCTCGGCCTCCGGCCGCCCGGGCCTCCCGATTGGGCCGCGCCTCTGTCGCTCCGGAATCTGCGCCGGGGGCTGAGTGGCGATTGGACGGAGCCGAAGGAAGGGCCTTCCGGAGAGGCCGGCCTCCGGCGACTTCCCTCGACGATTGGATGCCGTGAGCGGGGGAGGCGGGGGAAACGGGGGTTGGCCGGGGCCCGAGCGACGCTTCCTCCCCGCCACGCCATCTCCGAGCGACGGAAGTCCTTCGTCCGGCGGAGCCAGACGCATCCAATAAGGAGAGGCTccggggagaggagggaggggccGCGCGAGAAGCCTGTCCAATGGGAGGCCGCGGCGGCGCCAGACTCCGAGGGGGCGgaggcggcagcggcggcggcagcggcggcggcggcacaGGGCTCGACGCGATGGAGAACTTCACGGCGCTCTTCGGTGCCCAGaccgagccgccgccgccgcccccgagCGCGCTGGGCTTCGGGCCGGGCAAGCCGCCCCCTCCGCCGCCTCCTCCTCCGggcggcggccccggccccgTGCCGCCGCCCGCCGCGGCCCCGGCCGC
The Macrotis lagotis isolate mMagLag1 chromosome 3, bilby.v1.9.chrom.fasta, whole genome shotgun sequence genome window above contains:
- the TMX2 gene encoding thioredoxin-related transmembrane protein 2 isoform X2, with protein sequence MRLAPPDEGLPSLGDGVAGRKRRSGPGQPPFPPPPPLTASNRRGKSPEAGLSGRPFLRLRPIATQPPAQIPERQRRGPIGRPGRPEAEGPAGGRRGLGPGKMAVLAPLLALLYSVPRLSRWLARPYYLLSALLSAAFLLREVEILMFLSAIVMMKNRRSITVEQHIGNIFMFSKVANAILFFRLDIRMGLLYITLCIVFLMTCKPPLYMGPEYIKYFNDKTIDEELERDKRVTWIVEFFANWSNECQSFAPIYADLSLKYNCTGLNFGKVDVGRYPDVSTRYKVSTSPLTKQLPTLILFQGGKEVMRRPQIDKKSRAVSWTFSEENVIREFSLNELYQRAKKQTKTRDTIPEEPPESEAPHLQEESKESKKDK
- the TMX2 gene encoding thioredoxin-related transmembrane protein 2 isoform X1, which codes for MRLAPPDEGLPSLGDGVAGRKRRSGPGQPPFPPPPPLTASNRRGKSPEAGLSGRPFLRLRPIATQPPAQIPERQRRGPIGRPGRPEAEGPAGGRRGLGPGKMAVLAPLLALLYSVPRLSRWLARPYYLLSALLSAAFLLVRKLPPLCLGLPTQREDGNPCDFDWREVEILMFLSAIVMMKNRRSITVEQHIGNIFMFSKVANAILFFRLDIRMGLLYITLCIVFLMTCKPPLYMGPEYIKYFNDKTIDEELERDKRVTWIVEFFANWSNECQSFAPIYADLSLKYNCTGLNFGKVDVGRYPDVSTRYKVSTSPLTKQLPTLILFQGGKEVMRRPQIDKKSRAVSWTFSEENVIREFSLNELYQRAKKQTKTRDTIPEEPPESEAPHLQEESKESKKDK